In Methanothermobacter sp. K4, one genomic interval encodes:
- a CDS encoding aspartate kinase, with product MELIVAKFGGTSIGNGRRIKKAARSVVKEYMKGKKVVVVVSAINKTTDELLQIVDEAMEDAVTEKQLAEIVSMGEMTSVRIFSSAIEALGVKSEYIDPFMDEWPIITDSNLLNAKVDFETTEKKSRELLKLLDQGIIPVVCGFLGRDPNGYITTLGRGGSDITAFLLGHCLKADEVIIVTDVGGVMSTDPNKLQGAKKLDKISVEEMRDLATHGAQVLHPHALKYKDPDINAKIIGFEHGDLSAPGTEIIGPSKNKMVKTTTLNPEPISVVAVVGEKILNKPGILAKLTSKLAENSINIIGISTGQNSVTIFVDKKDADEAHRLLHDVVVADDNLSSLSLGRDIAMITISSPDFIDTPGIISEITKPLRDNDLNIVEISSSQTSVVIFVDWNDGKKAYELVRGVLE from the coding sequence ATGGAGTTAATAGTTGCTAAATTTGGCGGTACATCTATAGGAAATGGTAGACGAATTAAAAAGGCGGCCCGTTCTGTCGTGAAGGAGTACATGAAGGGCAAGAAGGTCGTTGTTGTTGTATCTGCCATCAATAAGACAACCGATGAACTCCTTCAGATAGTTGATGAGGCAATGGAAGATGCTGTTACAGAAAAGCAGCTGGCTGAGATAGTATCCATGGGTGAAATGACCAGTGTAAGGATATTCTCCTCTGCAATAGAGGCACTTGGAGTTAAATCCGAATACATTGACCCCTTCATGGATGAATGGCCAATAATAACCGACAGCAACCTTTTAAATGCTAAGGTGGACTTTGAGACAACCGAGAAGAAGTCAAGGGAACTCCTCAAACTCCTTGACCAGGGGATAATACCGGTGGTATGCGGGTTCCTTGGGAGGGACCCCAATGGTTACATAACAACCCTGGGAAGGGGTGGAAGTGACATCACGGCCTTCCTCCTGGGACACTGCCTGAAGGCGGATGAGGTTATAATCGTAACCGATGTTGGGGGTGTCATGTCAACGGATCCAAATAAACTTCAGGGTGCAAAGAAGCTTGACAAGATCTCTGTTGAGGAGATGAGAGATCTTGCAACCCATGGGGCGCAGGTACTCCACCCGCATGCCCTGAAATACAAGGACCCGGATATCAATGCAAAGATCATAGGTTTCGAGCACGGGGATCTCTCAGCCCCTGGCACTGAAATCATAGGCCCGTCAAAGAATAAGATGGTCAAGACAACAACCCTCAACCCTGAACCAATATCCGTGGTTGCGGTTGTGGGTGAGAAGATACTCAACAAGCCCGGTATACTGGCAAAGTTAACCTCAAAGCTTGCAGAGAACTCCATCAACATCATAGGAATTTCAACCGGTCAGAACTCCGTCACAATATTTGTTGATAAGAAGGACGCCGATGAGGCGCACAGGCTCCTCCATGATGTGGTCGTTGCAGATGATAACCTCAGTTCACTCTCCCTTGGAAGGGATATTGCAATGATAACCATATCCAGCCCTGACTTCATAGACACTCCAGGCATAATATCCGAGATCACCAAGCCCCTTCGGGATAATGACCTTAACATAGTTGAAATTTCATCCTCACAGACATCTGTGGTTATATTTGTTGACTGGAATGATGGTAAAAAGGCGTATGAACTTGTAAGGGGTGTTCTTGAATGA
- a CDS encoding 30S ribosomal protein S17e, whose amino-acid sequence MGNIRTSFVKRIAKELIETHPGKFTSDFDKNKKLVEEFSTVSTKHLRNKIAGYITRIISQQK is encoded by the coding sequence ATGGGAAACATAAGAACATCCTTTGTAAAAAGAATCGCGAAAGAACTGATAGAAACTCACCCAGGTAAATTCACATCTGATTTTGATAAAAACAAGAAACTTGTGGAGGAGTTCTCAACAGTCAGCACAAAACACCTCAGGAACAAAATCGCAGGTTACATCACAAGGATAATCAGCCAGCAGAAATAA
- a CDS encoding chorismate mutase translates to MDESRALETLKRSRREIDRIDREILDLISSRTSLAREIAEAKLALGMEIFDPERELEIIERTRRIARAYGINEDKLIQLMKILMDLSKTEQKELLRRQ, encoded by the coding sequence ATGGACGAATCCAGAGCACTGGAAACCCTTAAAAGGTCCAGAAGGGAAATAGATAGAATAGACAGGGAGATACTTGACCTCATATCCTCACGGACATCCCTTGCACGTGAGATAGCTGAGGCCAAACTTGCCCTGGGAATGGAAATATTCGACCCTGAGAGGGAACTTGAGATAATAGAGAGGACCCGGAGAATCGCCAGGGCATATGGTATCAATGAGGATAAACTCATACAGCTGATGAAGATTCTGATGGATCTAAGCAAAACCGAACAGAAAGAACTGTTAAGGAGGCAATGA
- a CDS encoding shikimate kinase translates to MRKTARAPGSATVINAIATGRGSAFGIGLSVRAEARLIDSGIECISLEGADTALIELCTEMVLEHYGADTGVRVVTASDLPVASGLSSSSAASNATVMAVSELISEEFQLEPMDGREMLNMAVDASLRAGVTVTGAYDDASASFYGGLTVTDNMARRIICRREMENQKVLIYMPDRKSLTAQSDVPRMKLLAPWVDMAFREVLGGRVHSALTLNGILYCASLGFDPGIALDALEAGALSAGLSGTGPAFVALADEDSAGKVIDSWENLEGDVTVTSVDNQGTHVLD, encoded by the coding sequence TTGAGGAAGACAGCAAGAGCACCTGGATCAGCCACGGTTATAAATGCCATTGCAACAGGAAGGGGCTCGGCATTCGGGATAGGCCTCAGTGTCAGGGCAGAGGCCAGGCTCATAGATTCTGGTATAGAGTGCATCTCCCTTGAGGGCGCGGATACAGCACTCATAGAGCTATGCACAGAGATGGTCCTTGAGCACTACGGCGCCGATACTGGTGTGAGGGTGGTCACAGCCTCTGATTTACCCGTTGCAAGCGGTCTCTCAAGCAGCAGCGCGGCATCCAATGCCACCGTGATGGCGGTTTCTGAACTCATATCAGAGGAATTTCAGCTGGAACCCATGGATGGGCGTGAGATGCTCAACATGGCGGTGGACGCATCCCTCAGGGCAGGGGTGACGGTGACGGGGGCCTATGATGATGCAAGCGCATCATTCTATGGGGGCCTCACCGTGACAGATAACATGGCGAGGCGTATAATCTGCAGGAGGGAAATGGAAAATCAAAAGGTATTAATATACATGCCAGACAGAAAATCACTGACTGCACAATCAGATGTCCCGAGGATGAAGCTGCTGGCCCCCTGGGTTGACATGGCCTTCAGGGAGGTCCTTGGGGGCAGGGTGCACAGTGCACTGACACTCAACGGGATACTCTATTGTGCGTCCCTGGGATTCGATCCGGGAATAGCCCTCGATGCCCTTGAGGCGGGTGCCCTCTCAGCAGGTCTTTCAGGCACAGGACCGGCGTTTGTGGCGCTGGCTGATGAGGATTCAGCAGGGAAGGTCATTGATTCATGGGAAAACCTTGAGGGCGATGTTACTGTAACATCAGTGGATAACCAGGGTACACATGTGCTTGACTGA
- the sppA gene encoding signal peptide peptidase SppA, protein MDRNSKIVAGLIVVLSITGLIMSISGLMGGPEGTIAIIPVHGAIAYDASGLSDGVNPDDIKALIEDANSDPSVKAIVLDINSPGGTPVASEELMEAIKKSEKPVVSWISDSGTSGAYLAASASDRIVASPSAWVGSIGVILDLTDLSEMYRQMGINKYAIKAGEYKDMGADYRMITEEERQMLQSMVNEEYDYFIRTVAANRNLSVSYVRGLAEGRIFTGRQALKNRLVDYTGGKDYAVDVAAKLAGLRNYDTITLEPPGGFVKILSGMFSKLGFAGSANTTEQLKI, encoded by the coding sequence ATGGACAGAAACAGTAAGATAGTTGCTGGTTTAATTGTGGTCCTATCAATCACCGGGCTGATCATGTCAATTTCAGGGCTCATGGGAGGACCTGAGGGCACGATTGCAATCATACCGGTCCATGGGGCCATAGCCTATGATGCATCAGGATTATCTGATGGTGTCAACCCCGATGACATAAAGGCACTCATAGAGGATGCCAACAGTGACCCCTCAGTTAAGGCCATAGTCCTGGATATAAACAGTCCCGGCGGGACTCCGGTGGCAAGTGAGGAACTGATGGAAGCCATAAAAAAATCTGAAAAACCTGTTGTAAGCTGGATAAGTGATTCCGGAACCTCAGGAGCGTACCTTGCAGCCTCGGCATCCGACCGGATAGTCGCAAGTCCCTCTGCATGGGTCGGGAGCATAGGTGTCATACTTGACCTCACAGATCTCTCTGAGATGTACAGGCAGATGGGCATAAACAAGTACGCCATAAAGGCAGGGGAATACAAGGATATGGGTGCAGATTACCGTATGATAACCGAGGAGGAGAGGCAGATGCTCCAGTCAATGGTGAATGAGGAGTACGACTACTTCATAAGAACTGTGGCTGCCAACAGAAACCTCAGCGTATCATATGTACGTGGCCTTGCAGAGGGAAGAATATTCACCGGAAGGCAGGCCCTGAAGAACAGGCTCGTGGATTATACAGGTGGAAAGGACTATGCTGTTGATGTGGCGGCTAAACTTGCAGGTTTAAGGAACTATGACACCATAACCCTTGAGCCTCCAGGTGGATTTGTGAAGATACTATCAGGGATGTTCTCAAAGCTTGGATTTGCAGGTTCAGCAAATACAACAGAACAGCTAAAGATCTAG
- a CDS encoding MJ0307 family thioredoxin, which produces MVVKVEVFTSPTCPYCPMAIEVVDEAKKEFGDEIEVEKIDIMVDREKAIDYGLMAVPAIAINGVVRFVGAPGREELFEAISDEIK; this is translated from the coding sequence ATGGTTGTTAAGGTAGAGGTTTTCACATCCCCCACCTGTCCCTACTGTCCAATGGCGATCGAGGTTGTTGATGAGGCCAAGAAGGAATTCGGGGACGAAATAGAAGTTGAAAAGATTGACATAATGGTTGACCGGGAGAAGGCAATCGATTATGGCCTCATGGCAGTCCCTGCAATAGCTATAAACGGTGTTGTGAGATTCGTTGGGGCCCCTGGCAGAGAAGAACTCTTCGAAGCCATAAGCGACGAAATAAAATAG
- the cbiD gene encoding cobalt-precorrin-5B (C(1))-methyltransferase CbiD, producing MRDERVFGITTGTAATAAALASLLCLRGRVVNRVCVETPSGKIHVDVDSVERISQDTAQAGVIKRPYGDPDVTVNLRIMAEVQITETEEIVIRGGEGVGTVTKPGLQVPPGEAAINPVPRRMIENNLRKYLKEGEGAIVTVSVPDGEKIASKTMNPRLGIEGGISILGTSGIARPMSSSAYRRSLACQIDIAVARGFRELVLVPGNIGERFAREYFKSIEEERIIQMANFPGYMMGEAAKKGVDRVILIGHAGKLIKLSAGIFQTKNSIADARREIMTAHAALSGAEPEITERIFNLATVEEMISELERVGLREDVFNSISRSIMERCSERFPFETDVLIFSLDGRILNSNFKTAPTHRFIDDSYTLR from the coding sequence ATGAGGGATGAGAGGGTATTCGGGATCACAACGGGAACAGCCGCCACTGCAGCGGCCCTCGCATCACTTCTATGTTTAAGGGGTCGTGTGGTTAACAGGGTCTGTGTTGAAACCCCCTCAGGAAAAATCCATGTGGATGTTGATTCTGTTGAAAGGATATCCCAGGACACGGCACAGGCCGGTGTAATAAAGAGGCCCTACGGTGACCCCGATGTTACAGTGAACCTCAGAATCATGGCAGAGGTTCAGATCACAGAAACTGAGGAAATCGTAATCAGGGGTGGTGAGGGTGTTGGTACCGTGACAAAACCGGGACTCCAGGTCCCGCCGGGTGAGGCCGCAATAAATCCCGTCCCCAGGAGAATGATAGAGAATAATCTCCGAAAATACCTGAAGGAGGGTGAGGGGGCGATTGTCACGGTTTCGGTTCCCGATGGGGAGAAGATCGCATCAAAAACCATGAACCCCCGCCTCGGGATTGAGGGGGGTATCTCAATCCTGGGGACAAGTGGCATTGCAAGGCCCATGTCATCCTCAGCCTACAGGAGATCCCTTGCATGCCAGATTGATATTGCAGTCGCCCGTGGATTCAGGGAACTCGTCTTGGTCCCGGGTAACATAGGTGAAAGGTTTGCCAGGGAATATTTCAAGAGTATTGAGGAAGAGAGGATAATACAGATGGCCAACTTCCCGGGTTACATGATGGGGGAGGCCGCCAAAAAGGGTGTGGACAGAGTAATACTTATTGGCCATGCGGGTAAACTCATAAAGCTCTCTGCGGGGATATTCCAGACAAAAAACTCCATTGCAGATGCCCGTAGAGAGATAATGACCGCACATGCAGCTCTCAGCGGTGCAGAGCCAGAAATTACAGAAAGGATCTTTAACCTTGCAACCGTTGAGGAAATGATCAGTGAACTCGAAAGGGTGGGATTGAGGGAGGATGTATTCAACAGCATCAGCAGATCAATAATGGAGAGATGTTCTGAAAGGTTCCCATTTGAAACCGACGTTTTGATCTTCAGCCTGGATGGTAGAATACTCAACTCCAACTTTAAAACTGCGCCTACCCACAGATTTATTGATGACAGCTACACTCTCAGATGA
- the moaC gene encoding cyclic pyranopterin monophosphate synthase MoaC, producing MKGFTHTDGKSVRMVDVGSKAVVRRTATAEGHISLTEDTLKLINEKRIEKGNVLATAQIAAIAAVKRTWDLIPLCHQLPVTGVDVEFDVTADGITARVTVRCDGKTGVEMEALTGVSVALLTIWDMVKSVEKDEHGQYPETAISNIRVLKKEKVELEEVVE from the coding sequence ATGAAAGGATTTACCCACACAGATGGAAAATCTGTACGTATGGTTGATGTGGGATCGAAGGCGGTTGTCAGGAGGACGGCGACCGCTGAGGGTCACATATCACTCACTGAGGATACCCTGAAATTGATCAATGAAAAAAGGATTGAGAAGGGGAATGTGCTTGCAACAGCCCAGATAGCCGCCATAGCCGCGGTTAAACGAACCTGGGACCTTATACCCCTCTGTCACCAGCTTCCTGTAACCGGGGTTGATGTTGAATTCGATGTTACGGCTGACGGGATCACCGCCAGGGTAACTGTGAGGTGTGATGGAAAAACAGGCGTTGAAATGGAGGCCCTCACAGGGGTTTCCGTGGCGCTACTCACAATCTGGGACATGGTCAAAAGTGTAGAGAAGGATGAACATGGCCAGTACCCTGAGACTGCAATCAGTAATATCAGGGTCCTTAAAAAGGAGAAGGTAGAACTGGAAGAAGTGGTTGAATGA
- a CDS encoding DEAD/DEAH box helicase, whose amino-acid sequence MKFLNPELKKIITDCYPYIESLNPAQMSAVEAGYLESDENFIIAIPTASGKTLLGLLAAIQTIMNGGRVIYTVPLISIQNEKVKEFSELEKHGVSVGKDPRTSDLAVMVFESFDSLTRFSWNTLREVDLLIVDEFHMIGEYSRGPVIESAITRARKLNPSMRIVALSATLSNMDEIGDWLSARIVEHDYRPVPLHREVLDTEMFGARDKNQVVLKILERSISEDSQTLAFVSTRRFTESLASYLADRIKKKIPGDMLERFDDVAERILDVPRASGSPPTSTCLKLADCIRAGVAFHHAGLFNRQREIIEDEFRRGNILMITATPSLMYGVNLPSRTVVIRDYTRWTGQGPQRIPVFDYEQMSGRAGRPLYDDIGYSYLIAKSHDEAMELEEYYVNGEVERTNSRLMENRNALYRQIIAQVASGLASTTEDLLEFFRGTFYGYQMSEGPFSNAFGMDSIHYEIETATEFLIKNRIIYPGPAGLSATEFGLLIAKSSYAVETAIKLHQFASEMDEINVYRLIYELAGTPDIPLIPFKGRKSRDPVRERLMEHGIFVMDAGNREATAAALLEWINERTEYEIENAFNVYAASTRRTAYEASRLVKFFKKICEIQGVYGYAGKLDVLAARLYYGVREDIIPIVVGVRGLGRVRARKIVETFGEDLRHVRKDELKRIDGIGEKLAEAIRGYAERSCQS is encoded by the coding sequence ATGAAATTTCTGAACCCTGAGCTAAAGAAGATCATCACTGACTGCTACCCATATATAGAATCACTTAACCCTGCCCAGATGAGTGCTGTTGAGGCCGGCTACCTGGAATCAGATGAAAATTTCATCATAGCCATACCAACGGCCAGTGGAAAGACCCTCCTGGGACTTCTGGCTGCCATTCAAACCATAATGAACGGTGGAAGGGTTATTTACACAGTTCCCCTCATATCAATACAGAACGAAAAGGTGAAGGAGTTCAGTGAACTTGAAAAACATGGTGTAAGTGTGGGTAAGGATCCCCGAACCTCAGACCTGGCTGTGATGGTCTTCGAATCCTTTGACAGCCTCACCAGATTCTCATGGAACACCCTGCGGGAGGTTGACCTTCTCATAGTGGACGAGTTCCACATGATCGGAGAGTACAGCAGGGGCCCCGTAATAGAATCCGCCATAACAAGGGCCAGAAAACTGAATCCTTCAATGCGCATTGTGGCCCTCTCAGCGACCCTCTCAAATATGGATGAAATAGGGGATTGGCTCAGTGCCAGAATCGTTGAACACGACTACAGGCCGGTACCCCTGCACCGGGAGGTGCTTGACACCGAAATGTTCGGGGCCCGGGACAAGAATCAGGTGGTCCTGAAGATCCTTGAGAGGTCCATCAGTGAGGATAGCCAGACCCTGGCATTCGTATCCACAAGGAGGTTCACAGAATCCCTTGCATCATACCTTGCAGATAGGATAAAAAAGAAGATCCCAGGGGACATGCTTGAAAGATTTGATGATGTGGCGGAGAGGATACTTGATGTGCCAAGGGCCAGCGGGTCACCGCCAACCTCCACCTGCCTGAAACTTGCAGACTGCATCAGGGCAGGTGTTGCATTCCACCATGCAGGCCTCTTCAACAGGCAGCGGGAAATAATAGAGGACGAATTCAGGAGGGGCAACATCCTCATGATCACAGCAACCCCCAGCCTCATGTACGGTGTGAACCTTCCCTCAAGGACCGTCGTGATAAGGGACTACACCCGATGGACAGGGCAGGGCCCCCAGCGTATCCCTGTATTTGATTATGAGCAGATGTCAGGTAGGGCCGGGAGACCCCTCTATGATGATATCGGCTACTCCTACCTGATAGCAAAGAGCCATGATGAGGCCATGGAACTCGAGGAGTACTATGTGAATGGTGAGGTGGAGAGGACCAACTCAAGGCTCATGGAGAACCGGAATGCCCTATACAGGCAGATAATCGCACAGGTCGCCTCAGGACTTGCATCCACAACTGAAGATCTTCTGGAATTCTTCAGGGGGACCTTCTACGGCTACCAGATGAGTGAGGGTCCCTTCAGCAATGCATTTGGCATGGACAGCATTCATTACGAAATAGAGACCGCCACAGAGTTTTTAATTAAAAACAGGATCATATATCCTGGTCCCGCTGGTTTATCTGCAACAGAATTCGGGCTTCTAATTGCAAAATCCAGTTACGCTGTTGAAACAGCCATAAAACTCCACCAGTTCGCATCTGAAATGGATGAAATCAACGTATACCGCCTCATCTACGAACTGGCAGGGACCCCTGATATTCCACTCATACCATTCAAGGGGCGGAAGAGCCGCGACCCGGTAAGGGAGAGGCTCATGGAGCATGGAATATTTGTCATGGATGCCGGTAACAGGGAGGCGACAGCAGCAGCCCTCCTGGAGTGGATAAATGAGAGGACAGAGTATGAGATTGAGAACGCCTTCAACGTCTATGCGGCATCAACAAGAAGGACCGCATACGAGGCCTCAAGGCTTGTTAAGTTTTTCAAGAAGATCTGTGAAATCCAGGGCGTGTATGGTTACGCAGGGAAACTTGATGTTCTGGCTGCAAGGCTCTACTATGGAGTCAGGGAGGACATCATTCCCATTGTGGTTGGTGTGAGGGGCCTTGGACGTGTCAGGGCCCGTAAGATTGTTGAAACCTTCGGGGAGGACCTCAGACATGTGCGGAAGGATGAACTCAAACGCATCGATGGTATCGGGGAAAAACTCGCCGAGGCCATTAGAGGATATGCTGAGAGATCCTGCCAGTCTTAA
- a CDS encoding DUF2115 domain-containing protein translates to MLRDPASLKTILRDCAASISVFDIMRIREFVERECAHVPGGYRETYIKVYTGIAIEAVLGLKGGVANITADRKSLLRTLKRLYETSSPIIVVLTVIYRTFILSEPLHPVGTPFPGGHSVTEENGIYYCPVKDKQKNNPSALCDICIAEQTP, encoded by the coding sequence ATGCTGAGAGATCCTGCCAGTCTTAAGACAATTCTAAGGGATTGCGCAGCGTCCATCAGCGTATTTGACATCATGAGGATCCGTGAATTCGTTGAGAGGGAATGTGCCCACGTACCCGGAGGGTACAGGGAGACCTATATAAAAGTCTATACTGGAATTGCCATTGAAGCCGTTCTGGGTCTTAAGGGTGGTGTGGCGAATATCACTGCAGATAGAAAAAGCCTTTTGAGGACACTGAAAAGATTGTATGAGACCTCCAGCCCCATTATTGTGGTTTTAACCGTCATTTACAGGACATTTATCCTTTCAGAACCTCTACACCCTGTGGGGACTCCTTTTCCCGGTGGACACTCAGTCACAGAGGAAAATGGGATATACTACTGCCCCGTGAAGGATAAACAGAAGAATAATCCATCAGCACTGTGCGATATCTGTATTGCAGAGCAGACCCCATGA
- a CDS encoding DUF2115 domain-containing protein: MIRADEIPEKLTKMELLELIKKEASSVHIKDVMDASVYLREDAKYMPSREQKEFIERFTRAFFNRIRDIKNDKNIYHGDVDTERLAEFIGFLDEQLRRASSRPERCFQRIARIITIYVTFVREEPVHPVGTRFPGGLRVRRVDDTFYCPVKDRQISTPTALCRFCVSRQDPDVPGGHS, from the coding sequence ATGATCCGGGCGGATGAGATTCCAGAGAAACTGACGAAAATGGAGCTCCTTGAGCTGATTAAAAAGGAGGCGTCATCAGTCCACATAAAGGATGTGATGGATGCATCGGTCTACCTGAGGGAGGATGCCAAATACATGCCTTCAAGGGAGCAGAAGGAGTTCATTGAAAGGTTCACCAGGGCCTTCTTCAACAGGATAAGGGATATAAAAAATGATAAAAACATCTACCACGGAGATGTTGACACTGAAAGGCTGGCCGAATTCATAGGTTTCCTTGATGAACAGTTAAGGCGTGCCAGTTCACGACCTGAAAGGTGCTTCCAGAGGATAGCCCGTATAATAACCATCTACGTAACCTTTGTAAGGGAGGAACCCGTCCACCCTGTTGGAACCCGCTTTCCTGGAGGCTTAAGGGTTAGAAGGGTGGATGATACCTTCTACTGCCCTGTGAAGGACAGGCAGATCAGCACCCCCACTGCCCTCTGCCGTTTCTGTGTGAGCAGACAGGACCCTGATGTTCCAGGCGGTCATTCATAG
- a CDS encoding DUF308 domain-containing protein, with protein MAETKLPGLLTLILGILVIVFPVLSIFTLSVLTGVAVLFVALWLFLLGVNTWKVSRGAGALYVVLGILGVILAAALAGNVTLFSFLAAFWIYLTGIILIIAGVASLFSREHRAGMVAGLSVMVLGVLYIIVGVFVRNPVFLAWLIGLSLVIDGIGLLLYE; from the coding sequence ATGGCTGAGACAAAACTTCCAGGTCTTTTAACACTGATTCTTGGTATTCTTGTGATAGTCTTTCCGGTGCTCTCAATATTCACGTTGAGTGTCCTCACAGGTGTTGCGGTTCTCTTTGTAGCACTATGGCTGTTCCTTCTTGGTGTGAACACATGGAAGGTTAGCAGAGGGGCAGGTGCACTTTACGTTGTACTGGGAATACTTGGAGTGATACTTGCAGCTGCCCTTGCAGGTAATGTGACGCTTTTCAGTTTCCTTGCTGCGTTCTGGATATATCTAACAGGTATAATCCTCATAATCGCAGGTGTTGCAAGTTTATTCTCCAGGGAGCACAGAGCAGGAATGGTGGCAGGTCTATCAGTGATGGTTCTGGGAGTCCTCTACATCATTGTGGGAGTGTTCGTAAGAAACCCTGTCTTCCTTGCCTGGTTGATTGGTCTTTCACTGGTCATTGATGGTATCGGTCTTCTTCTCTATGAATGA
- a CDS encoding DUF2098 domain-containing protein, with protein sequence MEVKDVNGNVLTVGMAVRYTGTGTTGEISAIKVEDGDGWVRLEDSDLWYNADYLEVIDRSQVKRGSGKGRKTDTVEKLKRMKEDFEDIDMGSEVCDGGG encoded by the coding sequence ATGGAGGTTAAGGACGTAAACGGGAATGTGCTGACGGTTGGTATGGCTGTCCGCTACACCGGTACCGGAACGACGGGTGAGATCTCAGCCATCAAGGTTGAGGATGGTGATGGTTGGGTCCGCCTTGAAGACTCTGATCTATGGTACAACGCGGATTACCTGGAGGTAATCGACAGATCCCAGGTTAAGAGGGGATCTGGAAAAGGAAGAAAAACTGATACCGTTGAAAAGCTTAAGAGGATGAAAGAGGACTTTGAAGACATAGATATGGGTTCAGAGGTTTGTGATGGAGGGGGATGA
- a CDS encoding PRC-barrel domain-containing protein, with protein MKVTEFLGLKVLDKNAMEIGKVSDLELDPEKGIVNSITISKGELSLKQRTLIVGMDNVSRVGDYVVLKIAADEAEEAPEEESKEVSPE; from the coding sequence ATGAAGGTAACGGAGTTCCTGGGTCTTAAGGTGCTGGATAAGAATGCGATGGAGATAGGGAAGGTCTCTGACCTTGAACTGGACCCTGAAAAGGGAATTGTGAATTCCATTACAATATCCAAGGGGGAGCTGTCCCTTAAACAGAGGACACTCATCGTTGGCATGGACAACGTTAGCAGGGTCGGAGACTATGTGGTACTTAAAATAGCCGCTGATGAGGCGGAAGAGGCCCCTGAAGAGGAGTCAAAGGAAGTTTCCCCTGAATGA